A genomic segment from Phragmites australis chromosome 6, lpPhrAust1.1, whole genome shotgun sequence encodes:
- the LOC133923209 gene encoding uncharacterized protein LOC133923209 codes for MARLPYLAFLVRPAKETCNASSTLTSPPGLLDYVAIHSCLLRGGSRLSLPLLALLLLLQFCLLTAAAGAHFNPIISRLAASLRLSPSMADITVLALNNGTPDVFASATALGGTVGMPRAGLVAILSTGAFVSAFVVGVFTLFYAFFIGLVFYMHWVQSGWHVNSAELEMVNGIVRVVTDFLVTMEDSKQKDPTLCVVLNKNKQRRLEDMLLPRKQQAVGSQLAKSLNVEKLLFFSESLILHAMVALAEIYQVETSLKQVVNPWKSKIAQVIV; via the exons ATGGCTCGGCTCCCCTATTTGGCTTTCCTTGTGAGACCTGCGAAGGAGACCTGCAATGCCTCCTCCACACTCACCAGCCCGCCAGGCCTCCTCGACTACGTTGCCATCCACTCTTGCCTCCTCCGTGGCGGCTCCCGACTCTCCCTCCCGCTCCTcgcactcctcctcctcctccagttTTGCCTCCTCACCGCCGCAGCGGGGGCCCACTTCAACCCCATCATCTCCCGCCT AGCTGCCAGCCTTCGCCTCTCTCCTTCCATGGCCGACATCACTGTCCTCGCTCTCAACAACGGCACACCCGACGTGTTTGCCTCCGCCACcgcgctcgggggcactgtcGGGATGCCCAGGGCGGGGCTCGTGGCCATCCTCTCCACCGGCGCATTCGTCTCCGCATTCGTCGTGGGTGTCTTCACGCTCTTCTACGCCTTCTTTATAGGGTTAGTGTTCTACATGCATTGGGTGCAGAGCGGATGGCATGTGAACTCTGCTGAGTTGGAGATGGTGAATGGCATTGTCCGTGTGGTGACAGACTTTCTAGTCACAATGGAGGATAGCAAGCAAAAGGACCCTACTTTGTGTGTGGTGCtcaacaag AACAAGCAGCGGCGGCTGGAGGATATGCTGTTGCCTAGAAAACAACAAGCAGTGGGGTCACAG TTGGCTAAGAGCTTGAACGTTGAGAAGTTGCTTTTCTTCTCTGAGAGCTTGATCCTCCACGCAATGGTTGCCTTGGCTGAGATCTATCAAGTTGAGACAAGCTTGAAGCAGGTGGTAAACCCATGGAAGTCTAAAATTGCACAAGTTATAGTATAG